Proteins encoded by one window of Mycolicibacterium cosmeticum:
- a CDS encoding GatB/YqeY domain-containing protein yields the protein MAELKDRLRADLTAAMKAQDKLRTATLRMLIASIGAEEVSGKQARELSDDEVLKVLAREAKKRAEAAEIYTQNGRGELAANEHAEARVIDEYLPTPLTEAEVADVVDTAIAQIAEEIGERPGMRQMGQVMKAATAIAAGKADGSRLSAAVRARL from the coding sequence ATGGCGGAACTGAAAGACCGGCTGCGTGCGGATCTCACCGCGGCGATGAAAGCACAGGACAAATTGCGGACGGCGACGCTGCGGATGCTGATCGCCTCGATCGGGGCCGAGGAGGTGTCCGGCAAGCAGGCGCGCGAACTGTCCGATGACGAGGTGCTCAAGGTGCTTGCGCGGGAAGCCAAGAAGCGGGCCGAGGCCGCGGAGATCTACACGCAGAACGGCCGCGGCGAATTGGCCGCCAACGAGCATGCCGAGGCCCGGGTGATCGACGAATACCTGCCGACGCCCCTGACCGAGGCCGAAGTCGCCGACGTGGTCGACACCGCGATCGCGCAGATCGCCGAGGAGATCGGCGAGCGGCCGGGGATGCGGCAGATGGGTCAGGTGATGAAGGCCGCCACGGCGATCGCCGCGGGCAAGGCTGACGGATCGCGGCTGTCGGCGGCCGTCAGGGCGCGGCTGTAG
- the ponA2 gene encoding transglycosylase/D,D-transpeptidase PonA2 has protein sequence MPEQHTVRPPVAVTLIKLAWCCLLASVIAAGLMFPVVGGLGLMSNRASDVVANGSAQLVEGEVPAVSTMTDARGNPIAWLYSQRRFEVPSEQIANTMKLAIVSIEDKRFAEHNGVDWKGTLTGLAGYASGDLDTRGGSTLEQQYVKNYQLLVIAQTDAEKRAAIETTPARKLREIRMALTLDKTFTKPEILTRYLNLVSFGNGAFGIQDAAQTYFGVNASELNWQQAALLAGMVQSTSALNPYTNPDGALARRNLVLDTMIENIPQEADALRAAKQQPLGILPQPNELPRGCIAAGDRAFFCDYVLDYLARAGISKEQVAKGGYLIRTTLDPDVQANVKSAVNSIAAPDLDGVASVMSVIKPGKTAHPVVAMASNRTYGLNTDAGETMQPQPFSLVGDGAGSIFKVFTTAAALDMGMGINATLDAPARFEAKGLGSGGAKGCPAATWCVQNAGNYRGQMSVTDALATSPNTAFAKLISQVGVQRTVDMAVKLGLRSYALPGTARDYDPESNESLADFIKRQNLGSFTLGPVEVNALELSNVAATLASSGTWCPPNPVDKVFDRHGQEVAVTTETCEQVVPEGLANTLANAMSHDDQGNGTAAGSAGAVGWNLPMSGKTGTTEAHRSSGFLGFTSAFAAANYIYDDSSTPGDLCSFPLRQCGSGDLFGGNEPARTWFTAMKPITPDTVQLPPTDPRYVEGGPGSKVPSVAGMSQDAARQRLKDAGFQVADQATPVNSVSTAGTVVGTSPSGQTIPGSIITIQISNGIPPPPPPPPIGIPGLDPNAPPPQVGSTVIEIPGLPPITVPVLGPPPPPPPP, from the coding sequence ATGCCCGAGCAGCACACCGTGCGCCCACCCGTTGCGGTGACGCTCATCAAGCTCGCATGGTGCTGCCTGCTGGCCAGCGTGATCGCGGCCGGATTGATGTTTCCCGTGGTGGGTGGTCTCGGGCTGATGTCCAACCGCGCCTCCGACGTCGTCGCCAACGGGTCGGCGCAGCTCGTGGAGGGCGAGGTGCCCGCGGTCTCGACGATGACCGATGCCCGTGGCAACCCGATCGCCTGGCTGTACTCCCAGCGCCGGTTCGAGGTGCCCAGCGAGCAAATCGCCAACACCATGAAGCTGGCCATCGTGTCCATCGAGGACAAGCGGTTCGCCGAACACAACGGGGTGGACTGGAAGGGCACGCTGACCGGCCTGGCCGGATATGCCTCCGGCGATCTGGACACCCGCGGTGGATCCACGTTGGAACAGCAGTATGTGAAGAACTACCAATTGCTGGTGATCGCGCAGACCGACGCCGAGAAGCGCGCCGCGATCGAGACCACGCCGGCGCGTAAACTGCGCGAGATCCGGATGGCGCTGACCCTGGACAAGACGTTCACCAAGCCGGAGATCCTGACCCGGTACCTCAATCTGGTGTCGTTCGGCAACGGCGCGTTCGGGATCCAGGACGCGGCGCAGACGTACTTCGGCGTCAACGCCTCGGAGCTGAATTGGCAGCAGGCCGCCCTGCTGGCCGGCATGGTGCAGTCGACCAGCGCGCTCAACCCGTACACCAACCCCGACGGCGCGCTGGCCCGTCGGAACCTGGTGCTGGACACCATGATCGAGAACATCCCGCAGGAAGCCGACGCGTTGCGGGCGGCCAAGCAGCAGCCGCTGGGCATCCTGCCGCAGCCCAACGAACTGCCGCGCGGGTGTATCGCCGCCGGGGATCGGGCCTTCTTCTGCGACTACGTGCTGGACTACCTGGCCCGGGCCGGGATCAGCAAGGAGCAGGTGGCCAAGGGCGGCTACCTGATCCGCACCACGCTGGATCCCGATGTCCAGGCCAACGTCAAATCGGCCGTCAACAGCATCGCCGCCCCCGACCTGGACGGTGTCGCCAGCGTGATGAGCGTGATCAAGCCGGGTAAGACCGCCCATCCGGTGGTGGCGATGGCCAGCAACCGCACCTACGGCCTGAACACCGACGCCGGCGAAACCATGCAGCCGCAGCCGTTCTCGCTCGTCGGCGACGGCGCCGGGTCCATCTTCAAGGTGTTCACCACCGCCGCCGCCCTCGACATGGGCATGGGCATCAACGCCACCCTGGACGCCCCGGCCCGGTTCGAGGCCAAGGGCCTGGGCAGCGGCGGCGCCAAGGGCTGCCCCGCGGCCACCTGGTGCGTGCAGAACGCCGGTAACTACCGCGGTCAGATGAGCGTCACCGACGCGCTGGCCACCTCGCCGAACACCGCGTTCGCCAAGCTGATCAGCCAGGTCGGGGTGCAGCGGACGGTGGACATGGCGGTCAAGCTGGGCCTGCGGTCCTATGCACTGCCCGGCACCGCGCGCGACTACGACCCGGAGAGCAACGAGAGCCTGGCCGATTTCATCAAACGGCAGAACCTCGGGTCGTTCACGTTGGGCCCGGTCGAGGTGAACGCGCTCGAGCTGTCCAACGTGGCGGCGACGCTGGCTTCGTCGGGCACCTGGTGCCCGCCCAACCCGGTCGACAAGGTCTTCGACCGGCACGGCCAGGAGGTGGCCGTCACCACCGAGACGTGCGAGCAGGTGGTGCCGGAGGGGCTGGCCAACACCCTGGCCAACGCCATGAGCCACGACGACCAGGGCAACGGCACGGCCGCCGGTTCGGCCGGTGCCGTGGGCTGGAACCTGCCGATGTCGGGCAAGACGGGCACCACCGAGGCGCACCGCTCGTCGGGATTCCTCGGGTTCACCAGCGCTTTCGCCGCCGCCAACTACATCTACGACGACTCCAGCACTCCCGGCGACCTGTGCTCGTTCCCGTTGCGGCAGTGCGGATCCGGTGACCTGTTCGGCGGCAACGAACCGGCCAGGACCTGGTTCACCGCCATGAAGCCGATCACCCCGGACACGGTGCAACTGCCGCCGACCGATCCGCGCTATGTCGAGGGCGGCCCCGGCTCGAAGGTGCCCAGCGTCGCCGGCATGTCGCAGGACGCCGCCCGGCAGCGACTCAAGGACGCCGGATTCCAGGTCGCCGACCAGGCCACCCCGGTGAACAGCGTGTCGACGGCCGGCACCGTGGTGGGCACGTCGCCGTCCGGGCAGACCATCCCCGGGTCGATCATCACCATCCAGATCAGCAACGGCATCCCGCCGCCACCGCCGCCCCCGCCGATCGGCATCCCGGGCCTCGACCCGAACGCGCCGCCACCACAGGTGGGCTCGACGGTCATCGAGATCCCCGGCCTGCCGCCCATCACGGTGCCGGTGCTGGGGCCGCCGCCACCACCGCCCCCGCCGTGA
- a CDS encoding amino acid permease, with translation MTTESTYDNSALNHEDEGYHKALKPRQIQMIAIGGAIGTGLFMGAGSRLHSAGPGLFLVYAVCGIFVFFILRALGELVLHRPSSGSFVSYAREFFGEKTAYVTGWLYFFNWAATAIVDVTAVALYVHYWGMFEAIPQWLIALIALGIVLTMNIISVKLFGEMEFWASIIKVAALVTFLVVGIVFLAGRFQINGQSTGFGVIADNGGLLPVGIFPLVVVTSGVIFAYAAVELVGIAAGETADPPKVMPRAINSVIVRIALFYVGSLVLLALLLPYTEFHKGESPFVTFFSKIGVPAAGGIMNLVVLTAAMSSLNAGLYSTGRILRSMAMNGSGPAFTAKMNRNGVPFGGIALTGALTLLGVVLNLFVPEDAFNIALDLSALGIISTWAMIVACQLQLYRWERKGILQRPTFRLPGTPYTGYLTLVFLAAVTVLMCYENIWNLIAIIVLVPMLIGGWYAVRGKVTALAAQRMGYTGDYPVIPQPPIPEGPGEHRD, from the coding sequence ATGACCACAGAATCGACGTACGACAATTCGGCCCTGAACCACGAGGACGAGGGTTATCACAAGGCCCTCAAACCCCGCCAGATCCAGATGATCGCCATCGGCGGGGCGATCGGCACCGGCCTTTTCATGGGTGCGGGCAGCCGGCTGCACAGCGCCGGTCCCGGTTTGTTCCTCGTGTACGCGGTCTGCGGCATCTTCGTGTTCTTCATCCTGCGCGCCCTCGGCGAGCTGGTGTTGCATCGGCCGTCGTCGGGCTCGTTCGTCTCCTATGCGCGCGAATTCTTCGGTGAGAAAACCGCTTACGTGACGGGCTGGCTGTACTTCTTCAACTGGGCGGCCACCGCGATCGTGGACGTCACGGCGGTGGCGCTGTATGTGCACTACTGGGGGATGTTCGAAGCGATCCCGCAATGGCTGATCGCCCTCATCGCCCTGGGCATCGTCCTGACCATGAACATCATCTCGGTGAAACTGTTCGGCGAGATGGAGTTCTGGGCGTCGATCATCAAGGTCGCCGCGTTGGTGACCTTCCTGGTCGTCGGCATCGTCTTCCTGGCCGGGCGGTTCCAGATCAACGGCCAATCCACCGGTTTCGGCGTGATCGCCGATAACGGCGGCCTGCTGCCGGTCGGCATCTTCCCACTGGTGGTGGTCACCTCGGGTGTGATCTTCGCTTATGCCGCAGTCGAACTCGTCGGCATCGCGGCGGGCGAGACCGCGGACCCGCCCAAGGTGATGCCGCGGGCGATCAACTCGGTGATCGTGCGCATCGCGTTGTTCTACGTCGGCTCGCTGGTGTTGCTCGCCCTATTGTTGCCCTACACCGAATTCCACAAGGGCGAGAGCCCGTTCGTGACGTTCTTCTCCAAGATCGGGGTCCCGGCGGCCGGCGGCATCATGAACCTGGTGGTGCTGACCGCCGCGATGTCCAGTCTCAACGCCGGGCTGTATTCCACCGGGCGCATCCTGCGCTCGATGGCGATGAACGGCAGCGGTCCGGCCTTCACGGCGAAGATGAACCGCAACGGCGTCCCGTTCGGCGGGATCGCCCTGACCGGCGCCCTGACTCTGCTCGGCGTCGTGCTCAACCTGTTCGTGCCCGAGGACGCCTTCAACATCGCGCTGGACCTGTCGGCCCTCGGCATCATCTCGACGTGGGCCATGATTGTGGCCTGTCAGCTCCAGCTGTACCGCTGGGAGCGCAAGGGCATCCTGCAGCGGCCCACGTTTCGGTTGCCGGGCACGCCGTACACCGGCTACCTGACACTGGTCTTCCTGGCCGCGGTCACCGTTCTGATGTGTTATGAGAACATCTGGAATCTGATCGCGATCATCGTCCTGGTCCCGATGCTGATCGGCGGCTGGTACGCGGTGCGTGGCAAGGTGACGGCGCTGGCGGCCCAGCGCATGGGCTACACCGGCGACTACCCGGTGATCCCGCAGCCGCCGATTCCCGAAGGGCCCGGCGAACACCGGGATTGA
- the cds1 gene encoding L-cysteine desulfhydrase Cds1: protein MNPGAFSDRNQPRAWVDNAVRLIEADARRSADTHLLRYPLPDAWAGGVDVQLYLKDESTHITGSLKHRLARSLFLYALCNGWIGEHTTVIEASSGSTAVSEAYFAALLGLPFIAVMPSSTSASKIKLIESQGGRCHFVAKSAEVYAEAERLAVQTGGHYLDQFTNAERATDWRGNNNIAESIFDQMRDEAHPVPEWVVVGAGTGGTSATIGRYLRYRRYPTRLCVVDPEHSAFYPAYTQGRADIETGASSRIEGIGRPRVEPSFLPGVVDRMVAVPDAASVAAARHVSRVLGRRVGPSTGTNVWGAFGLLAEMIARGRSGSVVTLLADSGDRYADTYFDDEWVSSQGLDPSGPASALIEFERSGTWP from the coding sequence GTGAACCCCGGGGCGTTCAGCGACCGGAACCAACCGCGGGCGTGGGTGGACAACGCCGTCCGGCTGATCGAGGCCGACGCCCGCCGCAGTGCCGACACCCACCTGCTGCGGTATCCCCTACCCGACGCGTGGGCCGGCGGGGTGGACGTGCAGCTGTACCTCAAGGACGAGTCCACGCACATCACCGGCAGCCTCAAACACCGGTTGGCGCGCTCCCTGTTCCTGTATGCGTTGTGCAACGGCTGGATCGGTGAGCACACCACCGTCATCGAGGCCTCATCCGGTTCGACGGCGGTCTCCGAGGCCTACTTCGCCGCGCTGCTGGGGTTGCCGTTCATCGCGGTGATGCCGTCCTCGACCAGCGCCAGCAAGATCAAGCTGATCGAATCACAGGGCGGCCGTTGCCATTTCGTGGCGAAGTCGGCCGAGGTGTACGCCGAGGCCGAGCGGCTGGCGGTGCAGACGGGCGGGCACTACCTGGATCAGTTCACCAACGCCGAGCGGGCCACCGACTGGCGCGGCAACAACAACATCGCCGAGTCGATCTTCGACCAGATGCGGGACGAGGCCCACCCGGTGCCCGAGTGGGTGGTGGTCGGCGCCGGCACCGGCGGGACCAGCGCGACCATCGGCCGGTACCTGCGCTACCGCCGCTACCCCACCCGGTTGTGCGTGGTGGACCCGGAGCATTCGGCGTTCTATCCCGCCTACACGCAGGGCCGCGCCGATATCGAGACCGGCGCGTCCTCCCGGATCGAAGGCATCGGCAGGCCGCGGGTGGAGCCCTCGTTCCTGCCGGGCGTGGTGGATCGGATGGTGGCGGTACCCGACGCCGCCTCGGTGGCGGCGGCGCGGCACGTCAGCCGGGTGCTGGGCCGGCGGGTGGGGCCGTCGACGGGCACCAATGTGTGGGGGGCGTTCGGGTTGCTGGCCGAGATGATCGCCCGGGGACGCAGCGGATCGGTGGTGACGTTGCTCGCCGACAGCGGCGACCGCTACGCCGACACCTACTTCGACGACGAGTGGGTGAGCAGCCAGGGGCTGGATCCGTCCGGCCCGGCATCGGCGCTCATCGAGTTCGAACGGTCGGGGACCTGGCCCTGA
- a CDS encoding response regulator transcription factor has translation MIRVLVADDQVLVRAGFVALLDAQPDIEVAGEAATGTSAVELTRRLQPDVVLMDIRMPDTDGLRATRAITADPALTGVRVVVLTTFELDEYVFEAMRAGASGFLVKHSEPSELVRAVRVVTEGDALLSPSVTRRLMAEFASRAKPPAAVSLPDLTAREREVMALVAEGLTNAEIGTRLFMSPATARTHVSRILTKLGARDRTQLVVLAYESGLVRPGWQG, from the coding sequence GTGATCCGGGTGCTGGTGGCCGACGACCAGGTGCTGGTGCGGGCCGGGTTCGTCGCGCTGCTGGACGCCCAACCCGACATCGAGGTGGCCGGGGAGGCCGCGACCGGGACGTCGGCGGTGGAGCTGACCCGCCGTCTGCAGCCCGATGTGGTGTTGATGGACATCCGGATGCCGGACACCGACGGGCTGCGCGCCACCCGGGCGATCACCGCCGACCCCGCCCTGACCGGGGTGCGGGTGGTGGTGCTGACCACCTTCGAGCTGGACGAGTACGTGTTCGAGGCGATGCGGGCCGGCGCCAGCGGTTTCCTGGTCAAGCACAGCGAGCCCAGCGAGCTGGTGCGGGCCGTGCGGGTGGTCACCGAGGGTGACGCGCTGCTGTCGCCGTCGGTGACGCGGCGGCTGATGGCCGAGTTCGCGTCCCGCGCCAAACCGCCGGCCGCGGTGTCCCTGCCCGACCTCACCGCACGGGAACGGGAGGTGATGGCCCTGGTCGCCGAGGGGCTGACCAACGCCGAGATCGGTACCCGGTTGTTCATGAGCCCGGCCACCGCGCGGACCCACGTCAGCCGGATCCTGACCAAACTGGGCGCCAGGGACCGCACCCAACTGGTGGTGCTGGCCTACGAGAGTGGACTGGTCCGGCCCGGGTGGCAGGGCTGA
- a CDS encoding metallophosphoesterase yields MPYVKNTAAVAAGTLAAGLGYASLIERNAFALREFTMPVLSPGSTPLRVLHLSDLHMLPRQRRKQAWLRELAALEPDFVVNTGDNLSHPRSVPAVVQALGDLLSVPGVFVFGSNDYFAPRPKNPANYLFKKHKRIHGAPLPWQDLRAAFTERGWLDLTHTRREFDVAGLRIAAAGVDDPHLRRDRYDTIAGQASPAANLRLGVTHSPEPRVLDRFAADGYQLVMAGHTHGGQLCLPFYGAVVTNCELDRSRVKGPSHWGAEMKLHVSAGIGTSPYAPVRFCCRPEATLLTLVAAPTGGPAVGTRAGQAHPTVTAR; encoded by the coding sequence ATGCCGTACGTGAAGAACACCGCCGCCGTCGCCGCAGGGACCCTGGCCGCCGGCCTCGGTTATGCGTCGCTGATCGAGCGCAACGCCTTCGCGCTGCGGGAGTTCACCATGCCGGTGCTCTCGCCGGGTTCCACACCGCTGCGTGTGCTGCACCTCAGTGATCTGCACATGCTGCCCCGGCAGCGCCGCAAGCAGGCCTGGCTGCGCGAGTTGGCGGCGCTGGAACCGGATTTCGTGGTCAACACCGGCGACAACCTGTCGCATCCGCGGTCGGTGCCGGCCGTCGTGCAGGCGCTCGGGGATCTGCTGTCGGTGCCGGGGGTGTTCGTGTTCGGCAGCAACGACTATTTCGCCCCGCGCCCGAAGAACCCGGCGAACTATCTGTTCAAGAAGCACAAGCGCATCCACGGCGCCCCGCTGCCCTGGCAGGACCTGCGTGCGGCGTTCACCGAGCGCGGTTGGCTGGACCTGACCCACACCCGCCGCGAATTCGACGTGGCCGGGCTGCGCATCGCCGCCGCCGGGGTGGATGATCCGCACCTGCGTCGCGACCGCTACGACACCATCGCCGGGCAGGCCAGCCCGGCGGCGAATCTGCGCCTCGGCGTCACCCACTCGCCCGAACCCCGGGTGCTGGACCGGTTCGCCGCCGATGGCTATCAACTGGTGATGGCCGGGCACACCCACGGCGGGCAACTGTGCCTGCCGTTCTACGGCGCCGTCGTCACCAACTGCGAGCTGGACCGCTCCCGGGTGAAGGGTCCCTCGCACTGGGGTGCCGAGATGAAGCTGCACGTGTCGGCGGGCATCGGCACCTCCCCGTATGCGCCGGTGCGGTTCTGCTGCCGGCCGGAGGCCACCCTGCTGACCCTGGTCGCCGCGCCGACCGGCGGCCCGGCGGTGGGCACCAGGGCGGGGCAGGCGCACCCGACCGTCACGGCACGGTGA
- a CDS encoding SHOCT domain-containing protein, translated as MNLYEYLPQTMTFVADDGRRFGAVAFHPWFLLARLIVLALVVTAIWLIARRLQGRKGENTLRDVYARGEVGEAEYRERLAVLRATRR; from the coding sequence ATGAACCTCTATGAATACCTGCCACAGACCATGACCTTCGTCGCCGACGACGGGCGCCGGTTCGGCGCCGTGGCCTTCCACCCGTGGTTCCTGCTGGCCCGGCTGATCGTGCTGGCCCTGGTGGTGACGGCGATCTGGCTGATCGCACGGCGGCTGCAGGGCCGCAAGGGCGAGAACACCCTGCGCGACGTGTACGCCCGCGGTGAGGTCGGCGAGGCGGAGTACCGCGAGCGGTTGGCGGTGCTGCGCGCGACCCGAAGGTAG
- a CDS encoding GGDEF domain-containing protein, which translates to MWRAGSLVGQGSELKRRMLLSSFAALLLLYGLAAISSYVIDVPRTDGRGELLACAAAALGLLLIARPRPGPRRQAATMICLAAAPILSILFHQALEAQVWSVVPLMFVAIFIRTWYPAVPARIATTVLIAAAIGGLLFAPVPVPGLWLVIYAVSILGAQEVFGIITSTLIEAAFRDPLTSVWNRTGVDEYARRLTEHARRTRKPLAVMVFDVDDFKTVNDVHGHPAGDDLLVQVAGRLAGRLPERSVLGRIGGDEFVAIVAGYDLEAARALAGELAAGHQVAVSFGVAAGDPHREDIRELFTGADDDLYRRKRLRR; encoded by the coding sequence ATGTGGAGGGCCGGATCGCTGGTCGGCCAGGGCAGCGAGCTGAAACGGCGGATGCTGCTGTCCTCGTTCGCGGCCCTGTTGCTGCTCTACGGTCTGGCGGCGATCAGCTCGTACGTGATCGACGTCCCCCGCACCGACGGCCGGGGCGAACTGCTGGCCTGTGCCGCCGCGGCCCTGGGTCTGCTGCTGATCGCCCGGCCGCGCCCGGGTCCCCGCAGGCAGGCGGCGACCATGATCTGCCTGGCCGCCGCACCGATCCTGTCCATCCTGTTCCATCAGGCGCTCGAGGCGCAGGTGTGGTCGGTGGTGCCGCTGATGTTCGTCGCGATCTTCATCCGCACCTGGTATCCCGCGGTGCCCGCGCGGATCGCCACCACGGTGCTGATCGCGGCCGCCATCGGCGGTCTGCTGTTCGCCCCGGTCCCGGTGCCGGGGCTGTGGCTGGTCATCTACGCCGTCAGCATCCTGGGCGCGCAAGAGGTCTTCGGGATCATCACCTCGACGCTGATCGAGGCGGCCTTCCGGGATCCGCTGACCTCGGTGTGGAATCGCACGGGTGTCGACGAGTACGCCCGGCGGCTCACCGAGCACGCCCGTCGTACCCGAAAGCCGTTGGCCGTCATGGTGTTCGACGTGGACGACTTCAAGACGGTCAACGACGTGCACGGCCATCCGGCCGGTGACGACCTGCTGGTGCAGGTGGCCGGGCGGCTGGCCGGCCGGTTGCCCGAACGCAGTGTCCTCGGCCGGATCGGCGGCGACGAGTTCGTCGCGATCGTCGCGGGGTACGACCTCGAGGCGGCGCGGGCACTGGCCGGTGAACTCGCCGCCGGGCATCAGGTGGCGGTGTCCTTCGGCGTCGCCGCCGGTGACCCGCACCGCGAGGACATCCGCGAGCTGTTCACCGGGGCCGATGACGACCTGTACCGGCGTAAGCGGTTACGCCGGTAA
- a CDS encoding serine/threonine-protein kinase — MFEAGDIISGFVVEACLGGGGAADVYRVHRTGEAEPLALKVIHTDATNRDLARERLAREFTIASTLRHPHIVATYEHGETASAQPQLWMAMQYVDGPPASVLVPAPGREPDVAAVATVAGQVAGALDYAHAMEVIHRDVKPANILLSADHRQSYLTDFGIAQLADDVRPLASNGRVRGSIAYAAPELLQGQQLSAATDLYALACTVFEWLTGAPPFPRGTAFAITYAHLRDPVPALTARRPWLPGSLNAVFAKALAKNPAARYESCTGFVDIVARTLRDVPVPGGR, encoded by the coding sequence GTGTTCGAGGCCGGTGACATCATCTCCGGCTTCGTCGTCGAGGCGTGCCTGGGCGGTGGCGGAGCGGCCGACGTCTACCGCGTCCACCGGACGGGTGAGGCCGAGCCCTTGGCGCTCAAGGTCATCCACACCGACGCCACCAACCGCGACCTCGCGCGGGAGCGGCTGGCCCGCGAGTTCACCATCGCCTCGACGTTGCGTCACCCACACATCGTGGCCACCTACGAACACGGCGAAACCGCATCGGCGCAACCGCAGTTGTGGATGGCCATGCAGTACGTCGACGGCCCGCCGGCCTCGGTGTTGGTCCCGGCGCCGGGCCGTGAACCGGATGTCGCGGCCGTCGCCACGGTGGCCGGCCAGGTGGCCGGCGCCCTCGACTATGCCCACGCGATGGAGGTGATCCATCGAGACGTCAAGCCTGCCAACATCTTGCTGTCCGCCGACCACCGGCAGAGTTATCTGACCGATTTCGGCATCGCGCAACTCGCCGACGACGTGCGGCCACTGGCCAGCAACGGCCGGGTGCGGGGCTCCATCGCCTACGCCGCACCGGAACTACTGCAGGGCCAGCAGCTCAGTGCCGCGACCGACCTCTATGCGTTGGCGTGCACCGTTTTCGAGTGGCTCACCGGCGCGCCCCCTTTCCCCCGCGGCACGGCGTTCGCCATCACCTATGCGCACCTGCGCGACCCGGTCCCGGCGCTCACCGCTCGCCGGCCGTGGTTGCCGGGTTCACTCAACGCCGTGTTCGCCAAGGCGCTCGCGAAGAACCCGGCGGCCCGCTATGAGTCCTGCACCGGCTTCGTCGACATCGTCGCCCGCACGTTGCGCGACGTCCCGGTGCCAGGCGGCCGCTAG
- a CDS encoding sensor histidine kinase — MGAELRTPSVWLPALGTALIQLAGTFGTRRRFPGLAAVPLPPYAVVLLLAGPVLLLARRRYPLPVLAGVLAVTVAYLHATHRPGPVLLALVIAFLTAASTGARWHTYPLPFIGWALFVWWRSPPVEAAGALGAWMLVLLAIAEGIRQRRVSLEAGRQRRAAMERDAASQARLTIARELHDVLAHSLSMINVQSAVALELLDTQPERAGPALSAIKDASRQAISDVHALVAALRTESGEPTAPTPGIADLDALVGFTRATGLTVTTTVRGRPRAVPAVIDSAAARIVQESLTNVVRHSTAHTATVTIGYGDDALEVTVDDDGRPAHGSGTGGSGIAGMRERAQALGGSLSAQRLPAGGFRVRAVLPVGGTP; from the coding sequence ATGGGCGCCGAACTCCGCACTCCCAGCGTGTGGCTGCCGGCGCTCGGCACCGCACTGATCCAGCTGGCCGGCACGTTCGGCACCCGTCGGCGGTTCCCCGGGCTGGCCGCGGTGCCGTTGCCGCCGTACGCGGTGGTGCTGCTGCTGGCCGGCCCGGTGCTGCTGCTGGCCCGGCGCCGGTATCCGCTGCCGGTGCTGGCCGGAGTCCTTGCCGTGACGGTCGCCTACCTGCACGCGACGCACCGGCCGGGACCGGTGCTACTGGCCCTGGTCATCGCGTTCCTCACCGCCGCGTCGACGGGGGCGCGCTGGCACACCTATCCGCTGCCGTTCATCGGCTGGGCGCTGTTCGTGTGGTGGCGGTCCCCGCCCGTCGAAGCGGCCGGGGCGCTGGGGGCCTGGATGTTGGTGCTGCTGGCCATCGCCGAAGGTATCCGGCAGCGCCGGGTCAGCCTGGAGGCCGGTCGTCAGCGGCGCGCGGCCATGGAGCGTGACGCCGCCTCCCAGGCGCGGTTGACCATCGCGCGCGAGCTGCATGACGTGCTGGCGCACAGCCTGTCGATGATCAACGTGCAGTCGGCGGTGGCGCTCGAGCTGCTCGACACCCAGCCCGAGCGGGCCGGCCCGGCCTTGTCCGCCATCAAAGACGCCAGCAGACAAGCGATTTCGGATGTGCACGCGCTGGTGGCCGCCCTGCGGACCGAATCCGGCGAGCCCACCGCACCGACCCCGGGCATCGCCGATCTGGACGCGCTGGTGGGCTTCACCCGAGCCACCGGGCTGACGGTCACCACCACCGTGCGGGGGCGGCCGCGCGCCGTGCCGGCGGTGATCGACAGCGCCGCCGCCCGCATCGTGCAGGAGTCGCTGACCAATGTGGTGCGCCACTCCACCGCTCACACGGCGACCGTCACCATCGGTTACGGCGACGACGCGCTCGAGGTGACCGTCGACGACGACGGCCGTCCGGCGCACGGCAGCGGCACCGGTGGCAGCGGGATCGCCGGGATGCGGGAGCGGGCGCAGGCGCTGGGCGGGTCGCTGTCGGCGCAGCGGCTGCCCGCCGGCGGATTCCGGGTCCGGGCCGTGCTGCCGGTGGGCGGTACGCCGTGA
- a CDS encoding three-helix bundle dimerization domain-containing protein, giving the protein MGKRTEEDQVNDVTTRLLEKYSGLPAEHVTAAVADAHRHFVTSTVRDYIALLVERRAVANLTSRPTAAP; this is encoded by the coding sequence GTGGGTAAACGCACGGAAGAAGATCAGGTGAACGACGTGACGACGCGGCTGCTGGAGAAATACTCCGGTCTGCCCGCCGAGCACGTCACCGCCGCGGTCGCCGACGCCCACCGGCATTTCGTCACCAGCACCGTACGCGACTACATCGCCCTGCTGGTCGAGCGCCGTGCCGTGGCCAACCTGACGAGTCGGCCTACAGCCGCGCCCTGA